Proteins from one Niallia circulans genomic window:
- the brnQ gene encoding branched-chain amino acid transport system II carrier protein: MSTKVPFSFIVIIGLMLFALFFGAGNLIFPAMLGQSAGSEIWSANAGFLVTGVGLPLLGVMAFGFSGKEDLQSLASRVHPIFGLVFTTVLYLAIGPLFAIPRTGNVSFEIGVKPFVSESSVGIALLIFTVIFFTITCFLSLNPAKIVDIVGRFLTPIKLTFIGILVVVSVIFPIGKFQAPSEKYMTNSFFNGFQEGYLTMDTLASFVFGIIIINAIREKGAKTKGQILKVCLMATLIAAVILAAIYSALSYMGASSVEKLGHLDNGGEVLSRVSEYYFGTYGGVLLGLMITVACLTTSVGLITACSSYFHKLFPAISYKAIAISLSVFSAIIANVGLTELIAISVPVLTIIYPLAIVLIFLTFLHPLFKGRPGVYQVSLLFTFIISLVDSLQETALKIPALDSFFASFLPMYGIGLGWIVPAIIGGLIGYVLNYKQNNALHNN; this comes from the coding sequence GTGTCAACTAAAGTACCATTTTCATTTATCGTTATTATTGGTCTCATGTTGTTTGCATTATTTTTTGGAGCCGGTAATCTTATCTTCCCAGCAATGCTCGGTCAATCAGCAGGCAGTGAAATCTGGTCTGCAAATGCAGGCTTCCTTGTAACAGGTGTAGGTTTGCCGCTTCTTGGTGTTATGGCCTTTGGATTTTCTGGCAAAGAGGATCTGCAATCATTAGCTAGCCGTGTGCATCCAATATTCGGTCTTGTTTTTACAACTGTTTTATATTTGGCAATTGGGCCATTATTTGCAATCCCGCGTACTGGAAATGTTTCCTTTGAAATCGGCGTTAAGCCATTTGTGTCAGAAAGTTCTGTCGGAATTGCACTATTAATTTTTACAGTTATCTTTTTTACTATCACTTGCTTCTTGTCACTGAACCCAGCGAAAATCGTTGATATTGTCGGCCGTTTTTTAACACCAATTAAATTGACGTTCATTGGCATTTTAGTTGTTGTTTCTGTGATTTTCCCAATCGGCAAATTCCAGGCACCATCAGAGAAGTATATGACTAACTCTTTCTTTAACGGTTTCCAAGAAGGATACTTAACAATGGATACACTCGCTTCCTTCGTATTCGGAATTATCATTATTAATGCTATTCGCGAAAAAGGAGCCAAAACAAAAGGACAAATTTTAAAAGTTTGCTTAATGGCAACATTAATTGCCGCTGTCATTCTTGCAGCTATTTATTCAGCTCTTTCCTATATGGGTGCATCAAGTGTAGAAAAGCTTGGACATTTGGATAATGGTGGAGAAGTATTATCGCGTGTTTCTGAATACTATTTCGGAACATACGGCGGAGTTTTATTAGGCTTAATGATTACTGTCGCTTGTTTAACTACAAGTGTTGGCTTAATAACAGCTTGTTCTTCTTATTTCCATAAGCTTTTCCCTGCTATCTCTTATAAAGCAATCGCTATAAGCTTATCAGTATTCAGTGCTATTATTGCAAACGTTGGACTTACTGAGTTGATAGCCATTTCTGTACCTGTTCTAACTATCATTTATCCTTTGGCAATCGTGCTGATTTTCTTAACATTCCTTCATCCCCTATTTAAGGGAAGACCTGGAGTATATCAAGTCAGTCTATTGTTTACCTTTATTATCAGCCTTGTGGACAGCCTCCAAGAAACAGCATTGAAGATTCCTGCTTTAGATTCCTTCTTCGCAAGCTTTCTTCCAATGTACGGCATTGGCTTAGGATGGATTGTCCCAGCAATTATTGGTGGATTAATTGGATACGTATTGAATTATAAGCAAAACAATGCTTTACACAATAATTAA
- a CDS encoding DUF2164 domain-containing protein — MFYKLTKEQQEMMISDIQTFFSQERDEEISEFAAERVLDFFKETIAAHFYNMAISDTKKLVEEQFMAIEDEILTLEKPIRK, encoded by the coding sequence TTGTTTTATAAATTAACAAAAGAACAACAGGAAATGATGATTTCCGATATCCAAACATTTTTCTCCCAAGAAAGAGACGAGGAAATTTCCGAATTTGCGGCAGAACGAGTGCTTGATTTTTTCAAGGAAACAATTGCAGCCCATTTTTATAATATGGCAATTTCTGATACGAAGAAGCTAGTAGAAGAGCAATTTATGGCGATTGAGGATGAAATATTAACATTGGAAAAACCAATAAGGAAATGA
- a CDS encoding D-alanyl-D-alanine carboxypeptidase family protein: MKKVITMSAIALLLSGCSTTQQDSQQKENSNQSVSQQDIVEKEEAPKTEWTIPTENQNKVKKEDGHFVLENPENMLALVNKEYYLPSDYEPKDLVRPDVAFSFGDEDIEKSHMRKEAAEALADMFNGAKDEGLILYASSGYRSYDRQAAVFKQEVANVGEENAEQAVAIPGSSEHQSGLAMDITSQKQNFLLTEEFGEDKEGKWLMANAYKYGFILRYPKDKVDITQYEYEPWHYRYVGKDAAKVMQDKDWTLEEYFENGTKQQ, encoded by the coding sequence ATGAAGAAAGTAATTACAATGTCAGCCATTGCATTATTGTTGAGCGGCTGCAGCACGACCCAACAAGATAGTCAGCAAAAAGAAAACTCAAATCAATCTGTCTCACAGCAGGATATTGTTGAAAAGGAAGAGGCGCCAAAAACAGAGTGGACAATCCCCACAGAAAACCAAAATAAAGTAAAAAAAGAAGATGGGCATTTTGTTCTTGAAAATCCAGAAAATATGTTAGCACTTGTCAACAAGGAATATTATTTGCCGAGTGATTATGAACCAAAGGATCTCGTTAGACCTGATGTTGCATTTTCTTTTGGAGATGAGGATATCGAAAAAAGCCATATGAGAAAAGAAGCAGCAGAAGCATTAGCTGATATGTTTAATGGAGCAAAAGACGAGGGACTTATTCTTTATGCATCATCAGGATACCGTTCTTACGATCGACAAGCTGCCGTATTTAAGCAAGAGGTAGCCAATGTAGGAGAGGAAAACGCAGAACAGGCTGTTGCGATTCCTGGCTCAAGTGAACATCAAAGTGGCTTAGCGATGGATATCACTTCACAGAAGCAAAATTTCCTGTTAACAGAGGAATTTGGCGAGGATAAGGAAGGCAAATGGTTAATGGCAAATGCCTATAAATACGGATTTATCCTGCGCTATCCAAAAGATAAGGTAGACATCACTCAATATGAATATGAACCGTGGCACTATCGTTATGTTGGCAAAGATGCCGCAAAAGTGATGCAGGATAAGGACTGGACACTTGAAGAGTATTTCGAGAATGGTACTAAGCAACAATAA
- a CDS encoding arylamine N-acetyltransferase family protein: protein MQQINKRLRERVGFPLDEAITLQTLELVLERMAKTVPFENTAIIEGRTEAISEKYLMEKVIGRQEGGLCFDLNPLLYLFLLENGFQVTMIKGITYDAANKTWSKTGATHAAILLEENGRRYIVDSGFGANLPLKPVPLDGEIIQSDNGQFQIKQEETEYGDYCFFMKLKDKSEEWTLGYAFQSTVAFYDVKDMIEMQKTIVEHPDSRFNKGPLVSMLTDKGSMVLSQDSFTEWIDGKKHKQDINTEEFSAIAKERFGLR, encoded by the coding sequence ATGCAACAAATCAATAAACGCTTGCGCGAACGGGTTGGCTTTCCTCTTGATGAAGCTATTACATTGCAAACTTTAGAACTTGTTCTTGAAAGAATGGCTAAAACGGTACCGTTTGAAAATACAGCCATTATTGAGGGAAGAACAGAAGCTATTTCAGAAAAGTACTTAATGGAAAAGGTTATTGGACGACAGGAAGGTGGTCTTTGTTTTGATTTGAATCCACTTCTCTACTTGTTTTTACTTGAAAACGGTTTTCAAGTAACCATGATTAAAGGAATCACTTATGATGCTGCAAATAAAACTTGGAGTAAAACAGGTGCCACACATGCTGCCATTTTGCTTGAAGAGAATGGGAGACGTTATATTGTCGATTCTGGATTTGGTGCAAACCTGCCGTTAAAACCAGTGCCGCTTGATGGTGAAATTATCCAATCAGATAATGGACAATTTCAAATAAAGCAAGAAGAGACTGAGTATGGAGACTATTGCTTCTTTATGAAACTGAAGGATAAAAGTGAGGAATGGACGCTAGGATACGCCTTCCAATCAACCGTAGCATTTTATGACGTTAAGGATATGATCGAAATGCAAAAAACAATTGTCGAGCATCCCGATTCCCGCTTTAATAAAGGTCCGCTCGTTAGCATGTTAACAGATAAAGGAAGCATGGTATTATCCCAAGACTCCTTTACAGAATGGATAGACGGAAAAAAACACAAGCAAGACATCAACACAGAAGAATTTTCAGCAATTGCAAAGGAAAGATTTGGATTAAGGTAG
- a CDS encoding cupin, which produces MKKIISFNKLAGKEIGNYQSMSAYYTKIMRTDEPVSIGIIHIESGGVVGYHNAPVSQAFIVMEGKGWIKGPDKLVQTIQSGEGVLWEKGEGHESGSEEGMTVLVLQGENLPLEERV; this is translated from the coding sequence ATGAAGAAAATAATCTCATTTAACAAGCTTGCAGGAAAAGAGATTGGCAATTATCAGTCTATGTCAGCTTATTACACAAAAATAATGAGAACAGATGAACCTGTCAGTATTGGGATTATCCATATAGAGTCAGGTGGAGTTGTTGGTTACCATAATGCCCCTGTTTCTCAAGCCTTTATTGTTATGGAAGGGAAAGGCTGGATAAAGGGTCCTGATAAGCTAGTACAAACGATCCAATCAGGTGAAGGTGTTCTTTGGGAAAAAGGAGAAGGCCATGAATCTGGAAGTGAGGAAGGCATGACAGTACTTGTACTGCAAGGAGAAAACCTGCCATTAGAAGAAAGGGTGTAA
- a CDS encoding AraC family transcriptional regulator — MKGHFSIDQNLRELTEHLTVLLPIACYETTINQNIHGHIPLHWHDELQFVYMKKGEAIFHVNGERVQLLEGNGLFINSGLLHMAEEKTEAASYICMNVAPSFVLSQELFSTFVYPYVQASNLPYVSIDGNKEWGRTILESILKINRLLMEKQPFFEIDISTELAQAWKSFMMHGIPPAFNKTEASKNEKMKRMLNWIHQHYEEKISLEDIASAGQLSRSECCRYFKRILKRSPFSYLEHYRIQKSLLLLQEEDANITEVGYRVGFNSTSYFIQKFRKEIHMTPLAYKKHKQKS, encoded by the coding sequence ATGAAAGGTCATTTTTCCATTGATCAGAATTTAAGGGAGCTGACAGAGCATCTTACCGTTCTTTTGCCAATAGCATGCTATGAAACAACAATTAACCAAAATATTCATGGCCATATCCCCCTACATTGGCATGATGAGCTGCAATTTGTATACATGAAAAAGGGGGAAGCTATATTTCACGTAAATGGGGAAAGAGTTCAATTATTAGAAGGTAACGGACTGTTTATTAATAGCGGCTTGCTTCATATGGCGGAAGAAAAGACAGAAGCTGCTTCCTATATATGCATGAATGTAGCACCTTCTTTTGTTTTGTCACAAGAACTGTTTTCCACGTTTGTGTATCCCTATGTACAAGCGAGCAATCTTCCATATGTCTCCATTGATGGCAACAAGGAATGGGGAAGAACCATTCTGGAGTCGATTTTGAAAATCAACCGTTTGCTAATGGAAAAACAGCCTTTTTTTGAAATTGATATAAGTACAGAGCTGGCTCAAGCTTGGAAAAGCTTTATGATGCATGGGATACCGCCGGCTTTTAATAAAACAGAGGCCAGTAAGAATGAAAAAATGAAACGAATGCTCAATTGGATTCATCAACACTACGAGGAGAAGATAAGCCTTGAGGATATTGCTTCTGCAGGTCAATTGAGCCGGTCTGAATGCTGCCGCTATTTCAAAAGAATTTTGAAAAGGTCTCCTTTCAGCTATTTGGAGCATTATCGCATACAGAAGAGCCTGCTGTTACTTCAGGAAGAGGATGCGAATATAACCGAGGTCGGCTATAGAGTCGGTTTTAACAGCACTAGCTATTTTATCCAGAAATTTCGCAAGGAAATCCATATGACTCCATTAGCCTATAAAAAACATAAACAAAAATCTTAA
- a CDS encoding DMT family transporter — protein MLNNDRKKGLFFVITGAAFWGIGGTVAQKLFQSYEVNVDWLVVVRLLLSGCILLLFKLFSKNRREIINVWKEPSTAIRLVAFSVFGMLAVQYTYMASIHHGNAAVATLLQYLSPIMIMLYYLITRKMRLTKVDVYTAILALSGCFFLLTNGTFSELSVPVPAVVWGVLSGVAAAFYTLSAGSLLKKFDSLVIVGWAMIIGGLCLNIVEPIWKTAPASITASQLIYLVFVILFGTMIAFWFYIKSLETLMPKEASLLGSIEPLAACLTTVFWLNMPFGFIQWVGAACIISVVLLLTLSKRQAVPSASDDIPI, from the coding sequence ATGTTGAACAATGATCGAAAAAAAGGCTTGTTTTTTGTGATTACCGGGGCTGCATTTTGGGGTATTGGCGGTACTGTTGCCCAGAAGCTGTTCCAATCTTATGAGGTAAATGTCGATTGGCTTGTTGTTGTCAGGCTGCTTTTGTCTGGCTGCATCTTGTTGCTATTTAAGCTTTTCAGCAAAAACCGCAGGGAAATTATTAATGTATGGAAGGAGCCAAGCACTGCCATCAGACTTGTTGCATTTTCTGTGTTTGGAATGCTGGCAGTTCAATATACGTATATGGCATCCATCCATCATGGCAATGCGGCAGTTGCTACCTTACTACAGTATTTATCTCCAATCATGATAATGCTGTATTATCTTATCACAAGAAAAATGCGTTTGACTAAGGTGGATGTCTACACGGCAATTCTAGCGTTATCAGGCTGTTTTTTCCTGCTCACAAACGGCACCTTCTCTGAGCTTTCTGTCCCTGTCCCTGCTGTCGTTTGGGGTGTTTTGTCAGGAGTTGCTGCTGCGTTTTACACGTTAAGCGCAGGATCGCTGCTAAAAAAGTTCGACTCTTTAGTAATTGTCGGCTGGGCAATGATTATCGGCGGACTTTGCTTAAATATAGTCGAACCAATTTGGAAAACAGCACCAGCTTCCATAACTGCCTCACAGCTTATTTATTTAGTGTTTGTCATCCTTTTTGGGACAATGATTGCCTTCTGGTTTTACATCAAAAGCCTTGAAACACTCATGCCGAAAGAGGCAAGCTTGTTAGGCAGCATTGAGCCATTAGCAGCCTGTTTAACAACTGTTTTCTGGCTGAATATGCCCTTCGGATTTATCCAATGGGTTGGTGCTGCATGCATCATAAGTGTGGTACTGCTTCTCACCTTAAGTAAACGCCAAGCAGTTCCCTCTGCTTCTGATGATATCCCGATTTGA
- a CDS encoding GNAT family N-acetyltransferase — MSKEPIVKVYSEQYQTEVLDLILHIQQTEYNIPITKENQPDLMMIETFYQRGKGNFWVACMEDKVVGTIALLDIGNSQVALRKMFVAKDYRGSAFNTATRLLQNALSWAKERTVNEVFLGTTPQFLAAHRFYEKNSFTSIEMAELPKAFPLMEVDKKFYKYHVEKQAI; from the coding sequence ATGAGCAAGGAACCAATTGTGAAAGTATATTCCGAGCAATATCAAACAGAAGTATTAGACTTGATATTACATATCCAGCAAACGGAATACAATATTCCAATAACAAAAGAAAATCAACCTGATTTAATGATGATTGAAACATTTTATCAACGGGGAAAAGGGAATTTTTGGGTAGCGTGTATGGAGGACAAGGTAGTCGGAACAATTGCTTTACTTGATATTGGCAATAGCCAAGTAGCTTTAAGGAAAATGTTTGTTGCCAAAGATTATCGCGGTTCAGCCTTTAACACAGCAACTCGTCTGTTGCAGAATGCGCTTAGTTGGGCAAAGGAGCGTACTGTAAACGAGGTGTTTTTAGGAACAACGCCACAATTTTTAGCCGCACATCGCTTTTATGAGAAAAACAGCTTTACTAGTATTGAAATGGCAGAGCTACCAAAAGCATTTCCTCTTATGGAGGTAGATAAGAAGTTTTATAAGTATCATGTTGAAAAACAAGCAATTTGA
- a CDS encoding YkuS family protein, giving the protein MARIGVEQSLTNISEALREKGHEIINLQQESDAQGCDCCVVSGIDSNVMGMQDTQLQGSVIEANGLSADEVCQQVEQRTSR; this is encoded by the coding sequence ATGGCAAGAATTGGTGTAGAACAATCGCTAACAAATATTTCTGAGGCTCTTCGTGAAAAAGGGCATGAAATCATTAACCTCCAGCAAGAATCAGACGCACAAGGCTGTGATTGCTGTGTCGTTTCAGGAATCGACTCTAATGTTATGGGCATGCAGGACACACAATTGCAAGGCTCTGTGATTGAGGCAAACGGCCTCTCTGCAGATGAAGTATGTCAGCAGGTAGAACAACGAACAAGCAGATAA
- a CDS encoding RtcB family protein — protein sequence MLEVQGKYNIAKVYTDKVEETAMSQILELCDQEFTKGTKIRIMPDTHAGAGCTIGTTMTITDKIVPNLVGVDIGCGMEVAVIDKNKTEVNFDQLDEVIRKHIPSGFSTRESSQFHPYSKRVEFRNVVAPFSLKRAKSSVGTLGGGNHFVELNEMDDKIVLVIHSGSRNLGKQIADHYQNLAYNELLSLHQEKQGLIDELKAAGRESEIEETLKALKRPYVKKDLAYLQGKSFEHYMNDMKIAQHYALLNRKAMVEEITSRMRWNILESFTTIHNYIDMEQMILRKGAISARKDEKVIIPMNMRDGSIIAIGKGNKDWNESAPHGAGRLMSRTKAKELVSLEQFKDVMKDVWTTSVNEGTLDESPMAYKPMEDIIKHTDDTIEIVQVIKPLYNFKAN from the coding sequence ATGTTAGAAGTCCAAGGAAAATATAATATTGCGAAAGTTTATACAGATAAAGTAGAAGAAACAGCGATGTCTCAAATACTGGAGCTATGTGATCAGGAATTTACAAAGGGAACGAAAATACGAATCATGCCAGATACACATGCTGGAGCAGGCTGCACAATCGGTACAACAATGACGATAACAGATAAAATTGTTCCAAATTTGGTTGGTGTAGATATTGGATGTGGCATGGAAGTAGCAGTCATCGATAAAAATAAAACAGAAGTGAATTTTGATCAATTGGATGAAGTTATCCGAAAGCATATTCCAAGCGGTTTTTCTACACGTGAAAGTAGTCAATTTCACCCATACTCCAAAAGAGTAGAATTTCGCAATGTTGTGGCACCGTTTAGCTTGAAAAGAGCCAAATCATCTGTTGGTACATTAGGTGGCGGCAATCATTTTGTAGAGTTGAACGAAATGGATGACAAAATTGTACTTGTCATTCATTCTGGGTCAAGAAACTTAGGGAAGCAAATTGCCGATCATTATCAAAACTTGGCTTATAATGAGCTTTTGAGCTTGCATCAGGAGAAACAAGGCTTGATTGATGAATTGAAAGCAGCAGGAAGGGAAAGTGAAATTGAAGAGACGTTAAAGGCGCTGAAACGACCATATGTCAAAAAGGATCTTGCCTACCTTCAAGGGAAAAGCTTTGAGCATTATATGAATGACATGAAGATAGCCCAGCATTATGCTTTATTAAACAGAAAGGCAATGGTGGAGGAAATCACTTCGCGTATGCGCTGGAACATCTTAGAAAGCTTTACGACCATTCACAATTACATTGATATGGAACAGATGATTCTCAGAAAAGGAGCAATCTCTGCGAGAAAAGATGAAAAAGTGATTATTCCAATGAATATGAGGGATGGAAGCATCATCGCAATAGGCAAGGGAAATAAGGACTGGAATGAATCAGCCCCACACGGTGCGGGTAGATTAATGTCCAGGACAAAAGCAAAAGAATTGGTGTCATTAGAGCAATTTAAAGACGTAATGAAGGATGTTTGGACGACTTCTGTTAATGAAGGTACATTGGATGAAAGTCCAATGGCTTATAAACCGATGGAGGATATTATTAAGCATACAGATGATACGATTGAAATTGTTCAAGTAATTAAACCATTATATAATTTCAAGGCAAATTGA